From one Nocardioides scoriae genomic stretch:
- a CDS encoding coiled-coil domain-containing protein, translated as MSNQGLSIFDHDGDSSGDSSDSSEDTTQVIPAVDRGAKAAPAEQPQATQTKSRPQAPTQRSTEPAARPAPQSNQQAAPSRPAAPAPQRASAEQRPGSTSSAPQLPTVRRGGYDTAAVDAFVRSAASEKAGLSASLGESQRRLQALESEVDDLRTKVEEHENPTYAGLGARANEMLRLAEEQAAEVVDEANAQAQQVRQQAQRDAAATKSQAEADAEDMRIVQTRELDETRSRTMADIEAHRSRAFAEADDRLANARREAEQHRLAAEQETNALRTGAAREAEAARAAAEREVAEARRELAVEQERLTREAAANHDAATAETQRLVAEAQARADAAEKRATEAIDAANAAREQAEQESEQLVSRARREAEQIVSAAKKQADALRNSGHADSERELQALRAEVDRLGRRRDSITSQLSQLRDVVAGFGSDDD; from the coding sequence ATGAGCAACCAGGGACTGTCCATCTTCGACCACGACGGCGACTCGTCCGGCGACTCGAGTGACTCGTCGGAGGACACCACGCAGGTGATCCCCGCCGTCGACCGCGGCGCCAAGGCCGCCCCGGCCGAGCAGCCGCAGGCCACGCAGACCAAGTCGCGCCCCCAGGCCCCCACGCAGCGCTCGACCGAGCCCGCCGCGCGCCCGGCCCCGCAGTCGAACCAGCAGGCGGCGCCGTCGCGCCCCGCTGCCCCGGCGCCGCAGCGCGCCTCGGCCGAGCAGCGCCCGGGCTCCACCTCCTCGGCCCCGCAGCTGCCCACCGTGCGCCGCGGCGGCTACGACACCGCCGCCGTGGACGCCTTCGTGCGGTCCGCGGCCTCGGAGAAGGCCGGCCTCTCGGCCAGCCTCGGTGAGTCCCAGCGCCGCCTGCAGGCCCTCGAGTCCGAGGTCGACGACCTGCGGACCAAGGTCGAGGAGCACGAGAACCCGACGTACGCCGGTCTCGGGGCCCGCGCCAACGAGATGCTGCGCCTCGCCGAGGAGCAGGCCGCCGAGGTCGTCGACGAGGCCAACGCCCAGGCCCAGCAGGTCCGCCAGCAGGCCCAGCGCGACGCCGCCGCCACCAAGTCGCAGGCCGAGGCCGACGCCGAGGACATGCGGATCGTGCAGACCCGCGAGCTCGACGAGACCCGCAGCCGCACCATGGCCGACATCGAGGCGCACCGCTCGCGCGCCTTCGCCGAGGCCGACGACCGGCTCGCCAACGCCAGGCGCGAGGCCGAGCAGCACCGCCTCGCCGCCGAGCAGGAGACCAACGCCCTGCGCACCGGCGCCGCCCGCGAGGCCGAGGCCGCCCGGGCCGCCGCCGAGCGCGAGGTCGCCGAGGCCCGCCGCGAGCTCGCGGTCGAGCAGGAGCGGCTGACCCGCGAGGCGGCCGCCAACCACGACGCGGCCACCGCCGAGACCCAGCGCCTGGTCGCCGAGGCCCAGGCCCGTGCCGACGCGGCCGAGAAGCGCGCGACCGAGGCCATCGACGCCGCCAACGCCGCGCGCGAGCAGGCCGAGCAGGAGTCCGAGCAGCTGGTCAGCCGGGCTCGCCGCGAGGCCGAGCAGATCGTCAGCGCCGCCAAGAAGCAGGCCGACGCGCTGCGCAACAGCGGCCACGCCGACTCCGAGCGGGAGCTGCAGGCGCTGCGCGCCGAGGTCGACCGCCTCGGGCGCCGTCGCGACTCGATCACCTCGCAGCTCTCGCAGCTGCGCGACGTGGTCGCGGGCTTCGGCTCCGACGACGACTGA
- the ccrA gene encoding crotonyl-CoA carboxylase/reductase produces the protein MQQILDAIQADDTSSADFAALELPESYRAALVRKDEVDMFEGLTTKEKDPRKSLHVEHVALPELGPGEALVAVMASAINYNTVWTSIFEPVSTFGFLERYGRLSELTKRHDLPYHVVGSDLAGVVLKTGPGVTRWKPGTRVVAHCLSVELEDPDGHSDTMLDPQQRIWGFETNFGGLADVALVKANQLMPKPEHLTWEEAASPGLVNCTAYRQLVSRNGGDMKQGDNVLVWGASGGLGGFATQYALNGGATPVCVVSNEEKAAIARKMGAELIINRSEEGYQFWKDEHTQDPKEWKRFGAKIRELTGGEDIDIVFEHPGRETFGASVYVTRKGGTITTCASTSGYMHEYDNRYLWMNLKRIISSHFANYRESWEANRLVAKGRIHPTLSRTYQLEEVGQASLDVHQNKHQGKVGVLCLAPEEGLGVRDEELRATHLDKINAFRGV, from the coding sequence GTGCAGCAGATCCTCGACGCCATCCAGGCCGACGACACCTCCTCGGCGGACTTCGCCGCCCTCGAGCTCCCCGAGTCCTACCGGGCCGCCCTGGTCCGCAAGGACGAGGTCGACATGTTCGAGGGCCTCACCACCAAGGAGAAGGACCCGCGCAAGTCGCTGCACGTCGAGCACGTCGCGCTGCCGGAGCTCGGCCCCGGCGAGGCGCTGGTGGCCGTGATGGCCAGCGCCATCAACTACAACACCGTGTGGACCTCGATCTTCGAGCCGGTCTCGACCTTCGGCTTCCTCGAGCGCTACGGCCGGCTCTCCGAGCTGACCAAGCGCCACGACCTGCCCTACCACGTGGTCGGCTCCGACCTGGCCGGCGTCGTGCTCAAGACCGGCCCCGGCGTCACCCGCTGGAAGCCCGGCACCCGGGTGGTCGCCCACTGCCTCTCGGTCGAGCTCGAGGACCCCGACGGCCACTCCGACACCATGCTCGACCCGCAGCAGCGGATCTGGGGCTTCGAGACCAACTTCGGCGGCCTGGCCGACGTCGCCCTGGTCAAGGCCAACCAGCTGATGCCCAAGCCCGAGCACCTCACCTGGGAGGAGGCCGCCTCCCCCGGCCTGGTCAACTGCACGGCGTACCGCCAGCTGGTGAGCCGGAACGGCGGCGACATGAAGCAGGGCGACAACGTCCTGGTCTGGGGCGCCTCCGGCGGCCTGGGCGGCTTCGCGACGCAGTACGCCCTCAACGGCGGCGCCACCCCCGTGTGCGTGGTCTCCAACGAGGAGAAGGCCGCCATCGCCCGCAAGATGGGCGCGGAGCTGATCATCAACCGCTCCGAGGAGGGCTACCAGTTCTGGAAGGACGAGCACACCCAGGACCCGAAGGAGTGGAAGCGCTTCGGCGCCAAGATCCGTGAGCTGACCGGCGGCGAGGACATCGACATCGTCTTCGAGCACCCGGGCCGCGAGACCTTCGGCGCCAGCGTCTACGTCACCCGCAAGGGCGGCACCATCACCACCTGCGCGTCCACCAGCGGCTACATGCACGAGTACGACAACCGCTACCTGTGGATGAACCTCAAGCGCATCATCTCCTCCCACTTCGCCAACTACCGCGAGTCGTGGGAGGCCAACCGCCTCGTCGCCAAGGGCAGGATCCACCCGACCCTGTCGCGGACCTACCAGCTCGAGGAGGTCGGCCAGGCATCGCTCGACGTGCACCAGAACAAGCACCAGGGCAAGGTCGGGGTGCTGTGCCTGGCGCCCGAGGAGGGCCTCGGCGTGCGCGACGAGGAGCTGCGGGCGACGCACCTGGACAAGATCAACGCCTTCCGCGGCGTCTGA
- a CDS encoding VWA domain-containing protein gives MSFLSPWWLLLLLPVAALAVLYVVQQRRRSAYAVRFASLPMLERLVPRRPRWRRHLPASLLLLSFVLLALAAGRPEAEVRVPRERATVVVAVDVSLSMEATDVEPNRLDAASRAAVRFVEGLPEGFDVGVVTFAGQTTVAAPPSQERQPAIDALENLTLATRTAIGEGVFTSLDQVAATARREGGEPVPAHVVLLSDGTNTVGRTPDQAARAAVEAGVPVSTIAYGTPEGTVVSQGQVVGVPVDEATLAALADTSGGTAYTARSSDELDEVYDDIRSSIGLRTEEREITPYLSALALLLGLGAAVLSLRWSARLP, from the coding sequence ATGAGCTTCCTGTCCCCCTGGTGGCTGCTGCTGCTCCTGCCGGTCGCGGCGCTGGCCGTGCTCTACGTCGTCCAGCAGCGCCGCCGCAGCGCGTACGCCGTCCGCTTCGCCTCGCTGCCGATGCTGGAGCGGCTCGTGCCCCGGCGGCCGCGCTGGCGCCGCCACCTGCCGGCCTCGCTGCTGCTGCTGTCCTTCGTGCTGCTGGCCCTGGCCGCCGGCCGGCCCGAGGCCGAGGTGCGGGTGCCCCGCGAGCGCGCGACCGTCGTGGTCGCGGTCGACGTCTCCCTGTCGATGGAGGCCACCGACGTCGAGCCCAACCGGCTCGACGCCGCCTCGCGGGCCGCGGTCCGCTTCGTGGAGGGCCTGCCCGAGGGCTTCGACGTCGGCGTGGTGACCTTCGCCGGCCAGACCACGGTGGCCGCCCCGCCGTCGCAGGAGCGGCAGCCGGCGATCGACGCGCTGGAGAACCTCACGCTGGCCACCCGCACCGCGATCGGCGAGGGCGTGTTCACCTCCCTCGACCAGGTCGCGGCGACCGCCCGGCGCGAGGGCGGCGAGCCGGTCCCGGCCCACGTGGTGCTGCTCTCCGACGGCACCAACACCGTCGGGCGCACCCCCGACCAGGCGGCACGGGCGGCGGTCGAGGCCGGCGTGCCCGTCTCGACCATCGCCTACGGCACGCCCGAGGGCACGGTCGTCAGCCAGGGCCAGGTCGTCGGGGTGCCCGTCGACGAGGCCACGCTGGCCGCGCTGGCCGACACCAGCGGCGGGACGGCGTACACCGCCCGGAGCAGCGACGAGCTCGACGAGGTCTACGACGACATCCGCTCCTCGATCGGGCTGCGCACCGAGGAGCGCGAGATCACGCCGTACCTCAGCGCGCTGGCGCTGCTGCTGGGCCTCGGCGCGGCGGTCCTCTCCCTGCGATGGTCGGCGCGCCTGCCCTAG